A window of Argopecten irradians isolate NY chromosome 1, Ai_NY, whole genome shotgun sequence contains these coding sequences:
- the LOC138332783 gene encoding bifunctional 3'-5' exonuclease/ATP-dependent helicase WRN-like, whose amino-acid sequence MTSKKRRQLPGWLAVCKVQKLDEDQDKSSGVVDDGGALSLSGENSCHSRNQDRSSSQKPSNSATDNLETKLRKFDNKVIKCNSKEERQSQAAAEFQKRMDDFLPEMLFRGTLTYSCHKNDCNALCEDIESNLEGDFLGFDMEWPVTYRPGQQDPTAVVQICTGTKQCYIFHLSSMGCIPPQLNKLLKNNNIKKVGVGIESDLWKLERDYDIQVKTIVNNSMVDLGQFANKVLKASENWSLDGLVRHLFKKKINKNPEVRKSNWSQYPLSETQKMYAATDAYVSYEIYQRLLNLDKNE is encoded by the exons ATGACATCGAAAAAACGTCGCCAGCTGCCTGGCTGGTTGGCAGTGTGTAAAGTTCAGAAACTGGATGAGGATCAGGATAAATCGAGTGGAGTAGTAGATGATGGAGGAGCACTATCACTATCAGGAGAAAATAGCTGTCATTCACGGAACCAAGATAGATCTTCTTCACAAAAACCGTCAAATTCAGCAACAGACAACTTAGAAAccaaattaagaaaatttgataataaagtGATAAAATGTAACAGTAAGGAAGAAAGACAGAGTCAAGCAGCAGCAGAATTCCAGAAGAGAATGGATGACTTTTTACCAGAAATGTTATTCAGGGGTACTCTGACATACTCATGCCACAAAAATGACTGCAATGCATTGTGTGAAGACATAGAATCAAACCTGGAGGGAGATTTCCTGGGATTTGACATGGAATGGCCAGTCACTTACAGACCTGGTCAACAGGATCCCACCGCTGTAG tTCAGATATGTACAGGAACCAAGCAGTGCTATATTTTTCACCTATCTTCCATGGGGTGTATACCACCACAGCTGAATAAACTgctgaaaaacaacaacatcaagaaGGTGGGAGTTGGAATCGAGTCAGATCTGTGGAAACTTGAGAGGGATTATGATATTCAAGTAAAGACTATTGTAAACAATTCTATGGTTGATCttggacagtttgcaaacaaagttCTAAAAGCATCAGAGAACTGGAGTTTGGATGGTCTTGTACGGCATCTTTTCAAGAAAAAGATAAATAAGAACCCTGAGGTTAGGAAAAGTAACTGGTCTCAATATCCTCTTTCAGAGACCCAAAAGATGTACGCAGCTACAGATGCTTATGTTAGTTATGAGATATATCAAAGATTGTTAAACCTTGATAAAAATGAGTAG